A single genomic interval of Oryzias latipes chromosome 3, ASM223467v1 harbors:
- the LOC101154851 gene encoding cullin-4A, producing the protein MAEDTRQNKRASFSALTELSTNGMARTAALASGKTGASKKLVIKNFKDRPKLAENYTEDTWLKLRDAVSAIQNSTSIKYNLEELYQAVENLCSYKVSPTLYKQLRQVCEDHVKAQIHQFREDSLDNLSFLKRMNRCWQDHCRQTIMIRSIFLFLDRTYVLQNSLLPSIWDTGLELFRTHIVSDSAVQKRTVEAILEQIELERNGETVDRSLLRSLLGMLSDLQVYKDSFEERFLAETDRLYAAEGQRLMQERDVPEYLHHVARRLEEENDRILSYLDQSTQKPLICCVEKQLLGEHMTAILQKGLSNLLDENRVTELALLYQLFSKVKGGLPTLLQFWRDYIKSFGGEIVCTPEKDKDMVQDLLDFKDKMDNVAQSCFGRNEGFINAMKEAFETFINKRPNKPAELIAKYVDSKLRAGNKEATEEELERILDKIMIIFRFIHGKDVFEAFYKKDLAKRLLVGKSASVDAEKSMLSKLKHECGAAFTSKLEGMFKDMELSKDIMIQFKQHMQNQSEPSNIELTVNILTMGYWPSYTPMEVHLPAEMVKLQEVFKLFYLGKHSGRKLQWQPTLGHAVLKAEFKEGKKELQVSLFQTLVLLMFNEGEEFSVEEIRAATGIEEGELKRTLQSLACGKARVLNKNPRGKDVEDGDRFNFNSDFKHKLFRIKINQIQMKETVEEQVNTTERVFQDRQYQIDAAVVRIMKMRKTLSHNLLVSELYNQLKFPVKPGDLKKRIESLIDRDYMERDKETPNQYHYVA; encoded by the exons ATGGCAGAGGACACACGACAGAACAAGAGGGCCAGCTTCTCCGCTTTAACGGAGCTCAGCACCAACGGGATGGCCAGGACAGCCGCTCTAGCATCGGGCAAAACGGGAGCTTCAAAGAAGTTGGTGATAAAAAATTTTAAAG accGGCCCAAACTAGCAGAGAACTACACCGAGGATACATGGCTGAAGCTTCGAGACGCTGTGAGTGCTATCCAAAACAGCACTTCAATTAAGTACAATCTGGAAGAGCTCTATCAG GCTGTGGAGAACCTGTGTTCCTATAAAGTCTCTCCTACCTTGTACAAGCAGCTGCGTCAGGTCTGCGAGGATCATGTGAAGGCCCAGATCCACCAGTTTAGAGA AGATTCTTTGGACAACCTTTCTTTCCTGAAACGAATGAATCGCTGCTGGCAGGACCACTGCAGGCAGACT ATAATGATCAGAAGTATATTTCTCTTCTTGGATCGTACTTATGTCCTTCAGAACTCTCTCCTCCCGTCCATCTG GGATACCGGGCTAGAACTTTTTCGCACTCACATTGTGAGCGACAGTGCAGTTCAGAAACGAACCGTAGAAGCCATTTTGGAGCAGATTGAACTGGAGCGTAATGGAGAAACTGTGGATCGCAGCCTGCTCCGGAGTCTCCTCGGCATGCTGTCAGATCTCCAG GTCTATAAAGACTCGTTCGAGGAACGATTCTTGGCTGAAACCGATCGACTCTACGCAGCGGAGGGACAGCGGCTAATGCAGGAGAGGGAT GTACCCGAGTATTTACACCACGTGGCTCGTCGTTTGGAGGAAGAAAACGATCGAATCCTGAGCTATCTCGACCAGAGCACTCA aAAACCTCTTATTTGCTGTGTTGAGAAACAACTTTTAGGAGAACACATGACTGCAATTTTACAAAAAG GCCTAAGCAACCTGCTCGACGAGAACCGTGTTACCGAGCTGGCCCTTCTTTATCAGCTCTTCAGCAAGGTGAAGGGCGGACTTCCCACTCTGCTGCAGTTCTGGAGGGATTACATCAAG TCTTTCGGTGGAGAGATTGTCTGCACTCCGGAGAAAGATAAAGACATGGTTCAAGACCTGCTGGACTTCAAGGACAAGATGGACAACGTGGCTCAGAGCTGCTTTGGACGGAACGAGGGTTTCATCAACGCCATGAAGGAGGCCTTTGAAACCTTCATCAACAAGAGGCCCAACAAGCCTGCTGAGCTGATTG cTAAATATGTAGATTCTAAGTTAAGAGCTGGAAACAAGGAGGCgacagaggaggagctggagagaATCCTGGACAAGATCATGATCATCTTCCGCTTCATACACG GTAAAGATGTGTTTGAAGCTTTTTACAAAAAGGATTTAGCCAAGCGTCTACTGGTGGGGAAGAGTGCCTCTGTTGATGCTGAGAAGTCCATGCTCTCCAAACTCAAACACG AATGCGGCGCTGCATTTACCAGCAAGTTAGAGGGCATGTTTAAGGACATGGAGCTGTCAAAAGACATCATGATCCAGTTCAAACAG CACATGCAGAACCAGAGTGAGCCGAGCAACATAGAACTTACTGTCAACATCCTGACTATGGGCTACTGGCCTTCATACACACCTATGGAGGTCCACCTGCCCGCAGAG ATGGTAAAACTCCAGGAGGTGTTCAAGCTGTTTTACCTGGGCAAGCACAGTGGGAGGAAACTGCAGTGGCAGCCCACACTTGGCCATGCTGTGCTAAAGGCAGAGTTCAAAGAG GGAAAGAAGGAGCTGCAGGTCTCCCTGTTCCAGACGCTGGTGTTGCTCATGTTTAACGAGGGAGAAGAATTCAGCGTGGAGGAGATCCGCGCTGCCACTGGCATAG AGGAGGGAGAGCTGAAGCGCACACTGCAGTCCTTGGCTTGTGGGAAAGCACGTGTCCTCAACAAGAACCCTCGAGGAAAAGATGTGGAAGATGGCGATCGCTTCAATTTCAACAGCGatttcaaacacaaactgtTCCGCATCAAGATTAACCAGATTCAAATGAAAGAAACG gtggaggaacaagTAAACACCACAGAGCGTGTTTTTCAGGACAGGCAGTATCAGATTGATGCGGCTGTTGTGCGGATCATGAAGATGAGGAAAACCCTCAGTCACAACTTGCTAGTATCAGAACTCTACAACCAGCTGAAGTTCCCCGTCAAG CCTGGAGATCTGAAGAAGCGGATCGAGTCGCTCATCGACAGAGACTACATGGAGCGCGACAAGGAGACTCCTAACCAGTATCACTATGTTGCCTGA
- the lamp1 gene encoding lysosome-associated membrane glycoprotein 1: MKSFPSFVALFIVCSAVLADTQAVVTLEVKEGNSTCIKAEFSAVFSITYNTTNDTRTVSVFLPNSTTVDSANSSCGSNGSTPGLMAKFGPGHYFGMNFSTNGSLYSVDTLFLRYNLSDASLFPEANSSGPVDFELSASVGIWAPTNTTYRCLSPTTITITRPSVTFSEMKLEAYMPGNDFSPAERVCAADQTTTGAPTTTTSAATPTTPSPTPAGTPEQGSYSVKNASGTVCLMAKMGVQLNVSYFSQSQNKTVQELLNLTPNLTSSSGLCGGTNATLVLAQEETTVLSFLFTVNSTSNKYHLSGITLQANWTDMMSPFSASNTSLDYLRSSLGHSYMCNAEQTLFVVSTFSINMFELQVQPFGVTSTQFASAEVCQIDQDQMLIPIIVGAALAGLVLIVLIAYLIGRKRSHAGYQTI; encoded by the exons atGAAGTCTTTTCCATCCTTCGTCGCACTCTTCATCGTCTGTTCAGCAGTTTTAG CTGACACTCAAGCAGTTGTTACCCTTGAAGTGAAGGAGGGAAACTCCACCTGTATTAAAGCAGAGTTCTCTGCAGTATTTTCCATCACATACAACACCACCAACGACACG AGGACGGTGTCGGTCTTTCTGCCAAACTCCACCACAGTCGATTCAGCAAACAGCTCATGTGGCTCAAACGGCAGCACCCCGGGGCTGATGGCCAAGTTTGGACCTGGCCACTATTTTGGCATGAACTTTTCCACCAACGGAAGTCTCTACAGCGTGGACACCCTGTTTCTGCGGTACAACCTGAGCGACGCTTCACTTTTCCCTGAAGCCAACAGCTCTG GGCCTGTTGATTTTGAGCTGTCTGCCTCAGTGGGGATTTGGGCACCGACCAACACCACCTACCGCTGCCTGAGTCCAACTACCATCACCATAACTCGACCCAGCGTCACTTTCTCTGAAATGAAGCTGGAGGCCTACATGCCTGGAAATGACTTTAGTCCCGCTG AGCGTGTGTGTGCGGCTGATCAAACCACTACCGGAGCTCCGACTACAACAACCAGTGCAGCCACACCGACCACTCCGTCACCAACTCCAGCAGGAACTCCCGAACAGGGTTCCTACTCCGTGAAGAACGCCAGCGGCACTGTGTGTCTCATGGCCAAAATGGGAGTGCAGCTCAATGTCAGCTACTTCTCTCAGTCTCAGAATAAG ACTGTCCAGGAGCTGCTGAACCTGACTCCTAATCTGACCAGCTCCTCTGGATTGTGTGGAGGCACCAATGCCACCTTGGTTTTGGCACAAGAGGAGACCACTGTGCTCAGCTTCCTCTTCACTGTG AACTCAACATCCAACAAGTACCATCTAAGCGGGATAACTCTGCAAGCGAACTGGACTGACATGATGT CTCCCTTCTCAGCCAGTAACACCAGTCTGGATTACCTGAGGAGTTCTCTGGGACACTCCTACATGTGTAACGCCGAACAAACTCTCTTTGTGGTGTCTACGTTCTCCATCAATATGTTTGAACTACAGGTTCAACCGTTTGGCGTCACATCCACCCAGTTTGCCTCAG ctGAAGTGTGTCAAATAGACCAGGATCAAATGTTGATTCCCATCATCGTTGGAGCGGCTCTGGCTGGGCTGGTGCTGATTGTCCTCATCGCATACCTAATAGGCCGAAAGAGAAGCCACGCTGGATACCAGACCATATGA
- the grtp1 gene encoding growth hormone-regulated TBC protein 1: protein MEKSKSTNGTQVLAASRAQDRVDRLDPYGFERSVDFDYASYEELMSEYLVVLTRRSIKWSKLLKGKGKVQKNVKLKRYVRKGIPNEHRALVWMAASGAQDQLEKNPGYYQSMLEAQHDPKLVETIRTDLHRTFPDNVHFRKTSNPCLQKALYNVLLAYGHHNPAVGYCQGMNFIAGYLLIITKDEEKSFWLMDALLGKILPDYYTPAMLGLKADQEVLGELVKVKTPRVWQVMSDHNVMWTLVVSRWFICLYIDILPVETVLRIWDCLFYEGSKILFRVALTVIHHNQALIEKAQSLPDVCQAFKEIVRGPLVDECHTFMQKIFSEPGSLSKATLTKLRTTCRARIVAEES, encoded by the exons ATGGAGAAAAGCAAGTCGACCAACGGAACCCAGGTTTTAGCCGCGAGCAGAGCTCAGGACAGAGTCGACAG ACTGGACCCGTACGGTTTTGAGCGTTCAGTGGACTTTGACTATGCGTCCTATGAGGAGCTGATGTCAGAGTATTTGGTGGTGCTCACCCGCCGGTCTATTAAGTGGTCCAAACTCTTGAAGGGCAAAGGAAAGGTGCAGAAGAATGTCAAAT TGAAACGGTACGTACGGAAGGGGATTCCCAATGAGCACCGGGCTTTGGTCTGGATGGCAGCCAGTGGGGCTCAGGACCAGCTTGAGAAGAACCCTGGTTATTACCAGTCCATGCTGGAAGCTCAGCATGACCCCAAACTAGTGGAGACCATCAGAACAG atctccACAGAACATTTCCAGACAACGTGCATTTCCGCAAGACGTCCAACCCGTGTTTGCAGAAAGCTCTGTACAACGTGCTGCTGGCCTATGGTCACCACAACCCAGCTGTGGGTTACTGCCAG GGGATGAACTTCATAGCGGGGTATCTCCTGATCATcacaaaagatgaagaaaagtcTTTCTGGCTGATGGATGCATTGCTTGGGAAAATCTTACCAG ATTACTACACTCCAGCCATGCTGGGACTGAAAGCTGACCAGGAGGTTTTGGGGGAACTGGTGAAAGTTAAAACCCCCCGTGTCTGGCAGGTTATGTCTGACCATAATGTCATGTGGACCCTTGTGGTCTCTCGATGGTTCATTTGTCTCTACATAGACATCTTACCTGTAGAG ACAGTTCTGCGCATTTGGGACTGCCTTTTCTACGAGGGCTCTAAAATCCTGTTCCGTGTCGCTCTGACGGTGATCCACCACAACCAGGCTCTGATTGAAAAGGCCCAGTCCCTGCCAGACGTCTGCCAAGCTTTCAAGGAGATTGTCCGCGGACCATTAGTGGACGAGTGTCACACATTCATGCAG AAAATCTTCAGTGAACCCGGAAGCCTCTCCAAGGCCACGCTGACCAAACTGCGGACGACGTGTCGAGCTCGAATCGTCGCTGAAGAATCCTGA